In Streptomyces sp. NBC_00878, a single window of DNA contains:
- a CDS encoding TetR/AcrR family transcriptional regulator, with amino-acid sequence MDTTEPPAFQRARSPEHRERRARDLLQAAAELAESGGTRTVTLKGIAQRAGVHASAVRGYFSSREEILLRLATASWQAWSRDLTEQLTGAGPLDANGLARSIAASLAEHSLFCDLLAHAAVSLEREVPIDCLHEYKSAAVRVVDELADALHRALPALSRADGREVVAAATALAPAFWQYANPGETLELLYERVPQLASAHVDFEPRMTVLLTALINGLTGPRI; translated from the coding sequence ATGGACACGACAGAGCCTCCCGCCTTCCAGCGAGCCCGCTCGCCCGAGCATCGGGAGCGTCGTGCCCGGGACCTGCTGCAGGCGGCCGCCGAACTCGCGGAGTCGGGCGGAACCCGAACGGTGACGCTGAAGGGGATCGCCCAGCGGGCCGGCGTGCACGCCTCAGCCGTTCGCGGTTATTTCTCCTCGCGCGAGGAGATCCTGCTGCGCCTGGCGACCGCGTCGTGGCAGGCGTGGTCGCGGGACCTGACCGAGCAGCTCACCGGAGCCGGGCCGCTGGACGCAAACGGCCTTGCCCGCTCGATCGCCGCCTCCCTCGCGGAGCACTCACTCTTCTGCGACCTCCTAGCCCATGCGGCCGTCTCCCTGGAACGCGAGGTTCCGATCGACTGCCTGCACGAGTACAAGAGCGCCGCGGTCCGGGTCGTCGACGAACTCGCCGATGCCCTCCACCGGGCGCTGCCCGCCCTCTCTCGGGCGGACGGACGCGAGGTCGTGGCCGCCGCCACCGCGCTGGCTCCCGCCTTCTGGCAGTACGCGAACCCTGGGGAGACCCTGGAGCTCCTGTATGAGCGAGTGCCTCAACTGGCCTCGGCACACGTCGACTTCGAGCCCCGCATGACCGTGCTGCTGACCGCACTCATCAACGGCCTGACCGGTCCGCGAATCTGA
- a CDS encoding transposase family protein, whose product MKKNNHPVEGPDGLVHTARLPLSSATLNRLADLIRGHCKKIRSRWRALPAGKIATIALAVLRCDQRPGDLAGGNGIHRTTVTRWVREVVGLPAARAPRLDRALKKIARKGGGMVLLDGTLIRTRRRTGKENRKNYSGNSKCHGLLVIALTDDRGRLLWVSAARPGRTSEITACRHDQLTARLRAADLGAIADLGFVGLDDSSPDADPAVITGYKAARNRPLTRGQKLSNTALAAVRAPEEHGFAHLKNWRVLGTVRTDPARATALVRALLVLTNREASR is encoded by the coding sequence GTGAAGAAAAACAACCATCCCGTCGAGGGCCCTGACGGCCTTGTCCACACCGCCCGCCTGCCGCTGTCGAGTGCCACCCTGAACCGGCTCGCCGACCTGATACGCGGCCACTGCAAGAAGATCAGGTCACGGTGGCGGGCCCTGCCCGCCGGGAAGATCGCCACCATCGCGCTCGCGGTACTGCGCTGTGACCAGCGGCCGGGCGACCTGGCCGGCGGCAACGGGATACACCGCACCACCGTGACCCGGTGGGTCAGGGAAGTCGTCGGCCTGCCGGCCGCCCGCGCCCCGCGCCTGGACCGCGCCCTCAAAAAGATCGCCCGCAAGGGTGGCGGGATGGTGCTGCTGGACGGCACGCTGATCCGCACCCGGCGGCGCACCGGCAAAGAGAACCGGAAGAACTACTCCGGCAACAGCAAATGCCATGGCCTGCTCGTCATCGCGCTCACCGACGACCGCGGCCGACTGCTGTGGGTCTCGGCGGCCCGGCCCGGACGGACCTCGGAGATCACCGCCTGCCGACACGACCAGCTCACCGCCCGCCTGCGGGCCGCCGACCTCGGCGCCATCGCCGACCTGGGCTTCGTCGGCCTCGACGACAGCAGTCCCGACGCCGACCCGGCGGTGATCACCGGCTACAAGGCCGCCCGGAACCGGCCCCTGACCCGCGGCCAGAAGCTGTCCAACACCGCACTGGCAGCAGTCCGGGCACCGGAGGAGCACGGCTTCGCCCACCTCAAGAACTGGAGGGTCCTCGGCACGGTACGCACCGACCCCGCCCGGGCGACCGCCCTGGTCCGAGCCTTGCTGGTCCTCACGAACCGCGAAGCTTCCCGGTGA
- a CDS encoding GNAT family N-acetyltransferase, whose protein sequence is MRPADPADVEAIAELRAMVMRPDLERLGRFDEHRVRQRLRDSFSPQHTSVILADGAFAGCVTLRPAEDGQWLEHFYLAPGIQGRGLGSAVLRSLLDRTDADGVLVRLNVLQGSAARRLYERHGFTVEVQDPIDIYMVRLPGAGVLGT, encoded by the coding sequence ATGCGCCCCGCGGACCCAGCGGATGTCGAGGCGATCGCGGAGCTGCGTGCCATGGTGATGCGCCCGGACCTGGAGCGGTTGGGCCGGTTCGACGAGCATCGGGTCCGCCAGCGGCTGCGGGATTCCTTCTCCCCGCAGCACACGTCGGTCATCCTGGCCGATGGCGCCTTCGCGGGCTGCGTCACATTGCGGCCCGCCGAGGACGGGCAGTGGCTGGAGCATTTCTATCTCGCCCCGGGTATCCAGGGCCGAGGGCTCGGCTCGGCTGTCCTGCGCTCCCTGCTGGACCGGACCGATGCCGACGGCGTGCTCGTCCGCCTGAACGTCCTGCAGGGCAGCGCCGCCCGGCGGTTGTACGAGCGCCACGGGTTCACCGTGGAGGTTCAGGACCCGATCGATATCTACATGGTGCGATTGCCGGGTGCGGGCGTCCTCGGCACGTGA
- a CDS encoding phosphatase, with protein MPIPGTPSRAELVDHLVRTRIAGDVATPRENNLSHYRKLANGERNYWLGLELGDRWTDEQDVLAVMAERVGVSDDPEYRFGQDTIDPELTVDALERMAGRLRKAAAGKQRVLFATGHPGGLLDVHRATAAALRAVGCEIVVIPDGLSTDEGYVFQFSDVAVLEHGATLWHTHSGDPMRAILKGLESEGRPLPDLVVADHGWAGCAGQLGIDSVGYADCNDPALFLAESEGTVQVAVPMDDHVTSPRHYDLMTAYLLDAAGLTDTD; from the coding sequence ATGCCGATACCCGGGACGCCCAGCCGCGCCGAGCTCGTTGACCACCTCGTACGGACCCGTATCGCGGGGGATGTCGCCACCCCCCGCGAGAACAACCTCTCCCATTACCGCAAGCTGGCGAACGGCGAGCGCAACTACTGGCTGGGCCTGGAGCTCGGCGACCGCTGGACCGACGAGCAGGACGTCCTGGCGGTCATGGCCGAGCGGGTCGGCGTGAGCGACGACCCGGAGTACCGCTTCGGCCAGGACACCATCGACCCGGAGCTGACGGTCGACGCGCTGGAGCGGATGGCGGGCCGGCTGCGCAAGGCGGCGGCGGGCAAGCAGCGGGTGCTGTTCGCCACGGGCCACCCGGGCGGGCTCCTCGACGTGCACCGCGCCACCGCCGCCGCCCTGCGCGCCGTCGGCTGCGAGATCGTCGTGATCCCGGACGGGCTGAGCACGGACGAGGGGTACGTCTTCCAGTTCTCGGACGTCGCGGTCCTGGAGCACGGGGCCACGCTGTGGCACACCCACTCCGGCGACCCCATGCGCGCGATCCTGAAGGGCCTGGAGAGCGAGGGCCGCCCGCTGCCGGACCTGGTCGTCGCCGACCACGGCTGGGCGGGCTGCGCGGGCCAGCTGGGCATCGACTCCGTGGGCTACGCGGACTGCAACGACCCGGCTCTGTTCCTCGCCGAGTCCGAGGGCACGGTCCAGGTGGCCGTCCCCATGGACGACCACGTAACGAGCCCCCGGCACTACGACCTGATGACGGCATACCTGCTGGACGCGGCGGGCCTCACGGACACCGACTGA
- a CDS encoding SDR family NAD(P)-dependent oxidoreductase produces the protein MSEQVWFITGSSRGLGRSVAEKALAAGHRVVATARRTEALDDLAARYGDRVLAVELDVTDPAQAQAAVDTAVRAFGRIDIVVNNAGYADMTPIEEVTLDAFRAQVDACFYGTVHVTKAVLPVFRKQNSGYFIQVTSIGGRLTAPGLGAYQAAKHAVEGFSGVLHKEVSPLGIRVTLAEPGGMRTDWAGSSMEIPSFDPAYEPTVGAQAKHLRGWTGTEPIDPAKVARVFLDLADNPEPPLHLVLGGHAVDYIAEATEQQAAEDAEWAEIGRSVDFTG, from the coding sequence ATGAGCGAGCAGGTCTGGTTCATCACGGGTAGTTCGCGCGGTCTGGGCCGCTCGGTGGCGGAGAAGGCGCTCGCCGCCGGTCACCGGGTCGTCGCCACCGCCCGTCGTACCGAGGCGCTGGACGACCTGGCAGCCAGGTACGGCGACCGGGTGCTGGCGGTCGAGCTGGACGTCACCGACCCGGCGCAGGCCCAGGCCGCGGTCGACACCGCGGTGCGGGCGTTCGGGCGTATCGACATCGTGGTCAACAACGCGGGCTACGCCGACATGACCCCGATCGAGGAGGTCACCCTCGATGCCTTCCGTGCGCAGGTCGACGCCTGCTTCTACGGCACGGTCCATGTGACCAAGGCGGTGCTGCCCGTCTTCCGCAAGCAGAACAGCGGCTACTTCATCCAGGTCACCTCGATCGGCGGCCGGCTGACCGCTCCGGGCCTGGGCGCTTACCAAGCCGCCAAGCACGCGGTCGAAGGGTTCTCCGGCGTCCTGCACAAGGAAGTCTCGCCCCTCGGCATCCGTGTCACGCTCGCGGAGCCGGGCGGCATGCGCACCGACTGGGCCGGTTCCTCGATGGAGATCCCCTCCTTCGACCCCGCCTACGAGCCGACGGTCGGCGCTCAGGCCAAGCACCTGCGCGGCTGGACCGGCACCGAGCCGATCGACCCGGCGAAGGTCGCTCGTGTGTTCCTGGACCTCGCCGACAACCCCGAGCCCCCGCTGCACCTGGTGCTCGGCGGCCACGCCGTCGACTACATCGCCGAAGCCACGGAGCAGCAGGCGGCCGAGGACGCCGAGTGGGCGGAGATCGGACGTTCCGTCGACTTCACCGGCTGA
- a CDS encoding helix-turn-helix domain-containing protein has product MDTQNPSVRPHAQTRPTGKNHPRRNARANTHPGGGIAHDNSRHTTRFTVIGNHLAQHPELSGLAIGLAVHIQSLPTGARADIKTLAARFPEGPTRIAAALRELEAHGYLRRTRERTESGRIVTRTVSCNQPGRHGDTPDEPRHPARRAAEQRKKPARRALPAVPEPAYSSPALLQTAIDVLVGLRREEPRFLLSATDAEHLAPGVAAWLERDLTPTAVRHALACDLPPEPLRRPAAFLAHRLAAQLPPLPPLPSLGTAAEPLPVRHPLQNCEGCDRGFRSPEPGARCRDCRERPARHPGPVRGHQEVER; this is encoded by the coding sequence ATGGATACGCAGAACCCTAGCGTGCGCCCGCACGCCCAGACCCGTCCCACGGGTAAAAACCACCCCCGCCGAAACGCCCGCGCGAACACCCACCCGGGCGGCGGCATCGCGCACGACAACTCCCGCCACACCACCCGCTTCACGGTGATCGGCAATCACCTCGCCCAGCACCCGGAGCTGTCCGGGCTGGCCATCGGACTCGCCGTCCACATCCAGTCGCTCCCCACCGGCGCCCGCGCCGACATCAAGACCCTCGCCGCCCGCTTCCCCGAGGGCCCGACGCGTATCGCCGCCGCCCTGCGCGAACTGGAGGCCCACGGCTACCTGCGCCGCACCCGCGAACGCACGGAGAGCGGCCGGATCGTCACCCGCACGGTCTCCTGCAACCAGCCGGGCAGGCACGGGGACACGCCCGACGAACCCAGGCACCCGGCCCGGCGGGCGGCCGAGCAGCGGAAGAAGCCCGCACGCCGCGCACTCCCCGCCGTACCGGAGCCCGCGTACTCCTCCCCGGCCCTCCTCCAGACGGCCATCGACGTCCTGGTGGGCCTCCGCCGCGAGGAGCCCCGCTTCCTCCTCTCCGCCACCGACGCCGAACACCTCGCCCCCGGCGTGGCCGCCTGGCTGGAGCGAGACCTCACCCCCACCGCCGTACGCCACGCCCTGGCCTGCGATCTGCCACCCGAGCCCCTGCGCCGCCCGGCCGCCTTCCTGGCTCACCGCCTCGCGGCCCAGCTGCCACCACTGCCACCACTGCCATCGTTGGGCACCGCTGCCGAGCCCCTACCCGTCCGGCATCCCCTCCAGAACTGCGAAGGCTGTGACCGCGGCTTCCGTTCGCCCGAGCCCGGCGCACGCTGCCGAGACTGCCGTGAGCGCCCCGCAAGGCATCCCGGCCCGGTACGCGGACACCAGGAGGTCGAGCGGTGA
- a CDS encoding acyl-CoA dehydrogenase family protein: MRRTVFNEDHEAFRETLRAFIEAEVVPVYDEWFAAGQAPRDFYYKLAELGVFGIRVDEEFGGAGIDSYKFEAVMSEETARAGVNFGGSGVHVLLGLPYIKALATDEQKKRYLPKFVSGEEMWALAMTEPGTGSDLAGMKTTAKLSEDGTHYVLNGAKTFITGGVHADRVIVCARTSAATAEDRRFGISLFAVDTKAEGYSVGRKLDKLGLKTSDTAELAFVDVKVPAEDLLGEENKGFAYLGHNLASERWGIAYGAYAQAAAAVRFAKEYVQERTVFGKPVASFQNTKFELAACQAEVDAAQAVADRALEALDAGELSPAEAASAKLFCTEVAHRVIDRCLQLHGGYGFMNEYPIARLYADNRVNRIYGGTSEIMKSIIAKDMGL, from the coding sequence GTGCGCCGTACGGTGTTCAACGAGGATCACGAGGCGTTCCGGGAGACCCTTCGGGCCTTCATCGAGGCCGAGGTCGTTCCCGTCTACGACGAGTGGTTCGCGGCCGGTCAGGCGCCGCGCGACTTCTACTACAAGCTCGCCGAGCTGGGCGTCTTCGGCATACGCGTCGACGAGGAGTTCGGCGGCGCCGGCATCGACTCGTACAAGTTCGAGGCCGTCATGTCCGAGGAGACCGCCCGCGCGGGTGTCAACTTCGGCGGCTCCGGTGTGCACGTGCTGCTCGGCCTGCCCTACATCAAGGCGCTCGCCACCGACGAGCAGAAGAAGCGCTACCTGCCGAAGTTCGTCTCCGGTGAGGAGATGTGGGCGCTTGCGATGACCGAGCCGGGCACCGGTTCCGACCTCGCGGGCATGAAGACCACCGCCAAGCTCTCCGAGGACGGCACGCACTACGTCCTCAACGGCGCCAAGACCTTCATCACCGGTGGCGTGCACGCCGACCGCGTGATCGTCTGCGCCCGTACGTCCGCCGCCACCGCCGAGGACCGCCGCTTCGGCATCTCCCTCTTCGCCGTGGACACCAAGGCCGAGGGCTACTCCGTGGGCCGCAAGCTCGACAAGCTCGGCCTGAAGACCTCCGACACCGCCGAGCTGGCGTTCGTCGATGTCAAGGTGCCCGCCGAGGACCTCCTCGGCGAGGAGAACAAGGGCTTCGCCTACCTCGGCCACAACCTCGCCTCCGAGCGCTGGGGCATCGCCTACGGCGCGTACGCGCAGGCCGCGGCGGCCGTCCGGTTCGCCAAGGAGTACGTCCAGGAGCGCACCGTCTTCGGCAAGCCGGTCGCCTCCTTCCAGAACACCAAGTTCGAACTGGCCGCCTGCCAGGCCGAGGTCGACGCCGCGCAGGCCGTCGCCGACCGCGCGCTCGAAGCCCTCGACGCGGGCGAGCTCAGCCCCGCCGAGGCCGCGTCCGCGAAGCTGTTCTGCACCGAGGTCGCGCACCGCGTCATCGACCGCTGCCTCCAACTGCACGGCGGCTACGGCTTCATGAACGAGTACCCGATCGCCCGCCTGTACGCGGACAACCGTGTCAACCGCATCTACGGCGGCACCAGCGAGATCATGAAGTCGATCATCGCCAAGGACATGGGCCTGTAA
- a CDS encoding carboxyl transferase domain-containing protein, producing MHEAPELTTAGDPAAEAWRANEEAHRTLVDELRRKLAAARLGGGERARARHTARGKLLPRDRVDTLLDPGSPFLELAPLAADGMYEGQAPAAGVIAGIGRVSGRECVVVANDATVKGGTYYPMTVKKHLRAQEVALENRLPCVYLVDSGGAFLPMQDEVFPDREHFGRIFYNQARMSGAGIPQIAAVLGSCTAGGAYVPAMSDEAVIVRNQGTIFLGGPPLVKAATGEVVTAEELGGGEVHSRISGVTDHLAEDDAHALRIVRTIVSTLPDRGPLPWSVTQGIEPKVDPAGLYGAVPVDSRTPYDVREVIARVVDGSRFAEFKSEFGQTLVTGFARIHGHPVGIVANNGILFSESAQKGAHFIELCDQRGIPLVFLQNISGFMVGRQYEAGGIAKHGAKMVTAVACTRVPKLTVVVGGSYGAGNYSMCGRAYSPRFLWMWPNAKISVMGGEQAASVLATVKRDQLEGRGESWPAEDEENFKAPIRAQYEHQGNAYYATARLWDDGVIDPMETRQVLGLALTACANAPLGDPQFGVFRM from the coding sequence ATGCACGAGGCACCGGAGCTGACGACCGCGGGGGACCCCGCGGCGGAGGCCTGGCGGGCCAACGAGGAGGCGCACCGCACGCTCGTCGACGAGCTGCGGCGCAAGCTCGCCGCGGCCCGTCTCGGCGGCGGTGAGCGGGCCCGCGCCCGGCACACCGCCCGCGGCAAACTGCTGCCGCGCGACCGCGTGGACACACTCCTCGACCCCGGCTCGCCCTTCCTGGAGCTGGCCCCGCTGGCGGCCGACGGGATGTACGAGGGCCAGGCCCCGGCCGCGGGCGTCATCGCCGGGATCGGCCGGGTGAGCGGCCGCGAGTGCGTGGTGGTCGCCAACGACGCGACGGTCAAGGGCGGCACGTACTACCCGATGACGGTGAAGAAGCACCTCCGCGCGCAGGAGGTGGCGCTGGAGAACCGCCTCCCCTGTGTGTACCTGGTGGACTCGGGCGGCGCCTTCCTCCCCATGCAGGACGAGGTCTTCCCCGACCGCGAGCACTTCGGGCGGATCTTCTACAACCAGGCCCGGATGTCGGGCGCTGGCATCCCGCAGATCGCGGCCGTCCTCGGCTCGTGCACGGCCGGCGGGGCGTACGTCCCGGCGATGAGCGACGAGGCCGTGATCGTGCGGAACCAGGGCACGATCTTCCTCGGCGGCCCGCCCCTGGTGAAGGCCGCGACCGGCGAGGTCGTCACGGCGGAGGAGCTGGGCGGCGGCGAGGTCCACTCCCGTATCTCCGGCGTCACGGACCACCTCGCGGAGGACGACGCGCACGCGCTGCGGATCGTCCGGACCATCGTCTCCACGCTCCCCGACCGCGGCCCCCTCCCCTGGTCGGTCACGCAGGGCATCGAGCCGAAGGTGGATCCGGCCGGGCTGTACGGCGCGGTGCCGGTGGACTCCCGCACCCCCTATGACGTGCGCGAGGTCATCGCGCGCGTGGTCGACGGCTCGCGGTTCGCCGAGTTCAAGTCCGAGTTCGGGCAGACCCTCGTCACCGGCTTCGCCCGGATCCACGGCCACCCGGTCGGGATCGTCGCGAACAACGGCATCCTGTTCTCCGAGTCCGCCCAGAAGGGCGCCCACTTCATCGAGCTGTGCGACCAGCGCGGCATCCCGCTGGTCTTCCTGCAGAACATCTCGGGCTTCATGGTGGGCCGTCAGTACGAGGCCGGGGGCATCGCCAAGCACGGCGCCAAGATGGTCACGGCCGTCGCCTGCACGCGCGTACCGAAGCTGACGGTGGTGGTCGGCGGGTCGTACGGCGCGGGCAACTACTCGATGTGCGGCCGGGCGTACTCCCCACGCTTCCTGTGGATGTGGCCGAACGCCAAGATCTCCGTGATGGGCGGCGAACAGGCCGCGTCGGTCCTCGCGACCGTCAAGCGCGACCAGTTGGAGGGCCGCGGGGAGTCCTGGCCGGCGGAGGACGAAGAGAACTTCAAGGCTCCGATCCGCGCCCAGTACGAGCACCAGGGCAACGCGTACTACGCCACGGCCCGGCTCTGGGACGACGGTGTGATCGACCCGATGGAGACCCGGCAGGTGCTGGGACTGGCACTGACGGCTTGCGCGAACGCGCCGCTGGGTGACCCCCAGTTCGGCGTCTTCCGGATGTGA
- a CDS encoding TetR/AcrR family transcriptional regulator yields MATRTDAPTRREQILKEAARLFAERGFHGVGVDEIGAAVGISGPGLYRHFPGKDAMLAELLVGISGQLLTGGKRRLAESDGNPEALLDSLIEGHIDFALDDRPLITLHDRELDRLRDSDRKLVRQLQRQYVELWVGVVREVYPGLTEPTARSAVHSVFGLLNSTPHLGRAGSLPGRGPTAVLLHRMARGAFASAE; encoded by the coding sequence ATGGCCACGAGAACCGACGCCCCCACCCGCCGTGAGCAGATCCTCAAGGAGGCCGCCCGGCTCTTCGCCGAGCGCGGTTTCCACGGTGTCGGGGTCGACGAGATAGGGGCGGCGGTCGGCATCAGCGGCCCCGGCCTGTACCGGCACTTCCCGGGCAAGGATGCGATGCTCGCCGAACTGCTGGTGGGGATCAGCGGGCAACTGCTGACCGGCGGCAAGCGCCGCCTGGCGGAGTCCGACGGGAATCCCGAGGCACTCCTCGACTCACTCATCGAGGGGCACATCGACTTCGCGCTCGACGACCGCCCCTTGATCACCCTGCACGACCGAGAGCTGGACCGCCTCCGGGACAGCGACCGCAAGCTGGTGCGGCAGCTGCAGCGGCAGTATGTGGAGCTGTGGGTGGGGGTGGTCCGTGAGGTCTACCCCGGGCTGACGGAACCGACGGCCCGGTCGGCGGTGCACTCGGTGTTCGGGCTGCTGAATTCGACGCCGCACCTCGGGCGGGCGGGGTCGTTGCCGGGGCGGGGGCCTACGGCGGTGTTGCTGCACCGGATGGCGCGGGGGGCGTTCGCGTCGGCGGAGTAG
- a CDS encoding SDR family NAD(P)-dependent oxidoreductase: MNTALEGKVALVTGAGSGIGAATALLLAERGADVTLVGRRKDKIDEVVTRIRAATGREALAVAGDVAVPDDLEQAVSRTVDRFGALHYGVNNAGMSGYFEPLHELSTEKWNRVLGVNLSGLFHGMKYEIPAILAAGGGAIVNVSSVFADRGGPTPDYSSAKHAIRGLTRTAAKEYASQGIRVNELQPGVISTEMTAAHPEEAQKVADSGIPMRRVGTGHEVATAIAFLLSDDASYITGAHLAVDGGFLV, translated from the coding sequence ATGAACACTGCGCTGGAAGGCAAGGTCGCCCTCGTCACGGGCGCCGGCAGCGGCATCGGAGCGGCGACGGCCCTCCTGCTCGCCGAGCGGGGGGCTGACGTGACCCTCGTCGGACGCCGCAAGGACAAGATCGACGAGGTGGTCACCCGGATCCGTGCGGCCACCGGCCGTGAAGCGCTCGCGGTGGCCGGCGACGTCGCCGTGCCGGACGACCTCGAACAGGCCGTCTCCCGCACCGTCGACCGGTTCGGCGCCCTGCACTACGGCGTCAACAACGCCGGAATGTCCGGCTACTTCGAGCCGCTGCACGAACTCAGCACCGAGAAGTGGAACCGAGTGCTGGGCGTCAACCTGTCCGGCCTGTTCCACGGGATGAAGTACGAGATCCCCGCGATCCTGGCCGCCGGCGGCGGCGCGATCGTCAACGTCTCCAGCGTCTTTGCCGACCGCGGCGGTCCCACGCCCGACTACTCCAGCGCCAAGCACGCGATCCGCGGCCTGACCCGCACGGCGGCCAAGGAGTATGCCTCCCAGGGCATACGTGTCAACGAACTCCAGCCCGGTGTGATCTCCACCGAGATGACCGCGGCCCATCCCGAGGAGGCACAGAAGGTCGCCGACAGCGGGATCCCCATGCGCCGAGTGGGCACCGGTCACGAGGTCGCGACGGCGATCGCCTTCCTGCTCTCGGACGACGCCTCCTACATCACCGGGGCGCACCTTGCGGTGGACGGCGGCTTCCTCGTCTGA
- the tesB gene encoding acyl-CoA thioesterase II, translating to MSQALEALLDLLDLEQIEQDIFRGQSRSALVPRVFGGQVAAQALVAAGRTVPEDRFAHSLHAYFLRAGDPGVPIVYSVDRIRDGRSFTTRRVVAVQHGQPIFHLSASFQTYEEGMEHQADMPAAPDPETLPTAAELLPRYADMYREQGVVERLLEAREAVDLRYVDAPPFASVGEEREPRSQVWFRTNGKLADDPLLHVCLATYVSDMTLLDSVLLAHGRGGWVTGDVVGASLDHAMWFHRPFRADEWLLYDQESPSASGGRGLGQARIYTQDGRLAITVIQEGVVRIPR from the coding sequence ATGAGCCAGGCACTTGAAGCCCTGCTCGATCTGCTCGACCTGGAGCAGATCGAGCAGGACATTTTCCGTGGTCAGTCCCGGTCCGCCCTCGTCCCCCGCGTCTTCGGCGGGCAGGTCGCGGCACAGGCACTGGTCGCCGCGGGGCGCACGGTCCCCGAGGACCGGTTCGCCCACTCCCTGCACGCGTACTTCCTGCGCGCCGGGGATCCGGGCGTGCCGATCGTCTACAGCGTCGACCGGATCCGCGACGGCCGGTCCTTCACGACCCGCCGGGTCGTCGCCGTCCAGCACGGACAGCCGATCTTCCACCTCTCCGCGTCCTTCCAGACGTACGAGGAGGGCATGGAGCACCAGGCCGACATGCCGGCCGCGCCCGATCCGGAGACCCTGCCGACGGCGGCCGAGCTGCTGCCGCGGTACGCGGACATGTACCGCGAACAGGGCGTCGTGGAGCGGCTGTTGGAGGCACGCGAGGCCGTCGACCTCCGCTATGTCGACGCGCCGCCGTTCGCCAGCGTGGGGGAGGAGCGCGAACCCCGCTCCCAGGTGTGGTTCCGCACCAACGGCAAGCTCGCCGACGATCCGCTCCTGCACGTCTGCCTCGCCACGTACGTCTCCGACATGACGCTCCTCGACTCCGTACTGCTCGCCCACGGGCGCGGCGGCTGGGTCACCGGGGACGTGGTCGGGGCCTCCCTGGACCACGCGATGTGGTTCCACCGGCCGTTCCGCGCCGACGAATGGCTGCTGTACGACCAGGAGTCGCCGTCCGCGTCCGGCGGGCGGGGCCTCGGCCAGGCCCGTATCTACACGCAGGACGGGCGGCTGGCCATCACGGTGATCCAGGAGGGAGTTGTACGGATTCCGCGGTGA
- a CDS encoding SDR family NAD(P)-dependent oxidoreductase — protein MNRTVVITGTTSGFGRDSVRLFASQGWNVVATVRKETDLAIHNDLPNVKTLLLDVNDEGADTAFAEQAAAQFGGIDALVNNAGYYHMGPVEAASMEQIHDQFQTNVFGLMALTKAFLPHFRKQRSGVIVNISSISADQGYPYTAVYAASKAAVAAFSEGLNVEMADFGVSVKAVFPGAHATRIFTKIDQAGDIPEDYQSGMQRFFSMQGTGSSPAVTAKAIYQAVTDGRIEKVRYYTGPDGVAVPRVKQLLGADWYWEEFRNASTGNPSDLWKSLVTQGKEPVEFAL, from the coding sequence ATGAACCGCACCGTTGTCATCACCGGCACCACCTCCGGCTTCGGCCGCGACAGCGTCCGCCTGTTCGCGTCCCAGGGCTGGAACGTCGTGGCGACCGTCCGCAAGGAGACGGACCTCGCCATCCACAACGACCTGCCGAACGTGAAGACCCTCCTGCTCGATGTCAACGACGAGGGCGCCGACACTGCCTTCGCCGAACAGGCTGCCGCCCAGTTCGGAGGCATCGACGCGCTGGTGAACAACGCCGGCTACTACCACATGGGCCCCGTCGAGGCCGCATCGATGGAGCAGATCCACGACCAGTTCCAGACCAACGTCTTCGGCCTGATGGCCCTGACCAAAGCCTTCCTGCCGCACTTCCGCAAGCAGCGTTCCGGCGTGATCGTCAACATCTCCTCGATCAGCGCCGACCAGGGCTACCCCTACACCGCCGTCTACGCCGCCTCCAAGGCCGCGGTCGCGGCCTTCTCCGAGGGCCTCAACGTCGAGATGGCCGACTTCGGCGTCTCGGTCAAGGCGGTCTTCCCGGGCGCCCACGCCACACGCATCTTCACAAAGATCGACCAGGCGGGCGACATTCCCGAGGACTACCAGTCCGGCATGCAGCGCTTCTTCAGCATGCAGGGCACCGGCTCCAGCCCGGCCGTGACCGCGAAGGCCATCTATCAGGCGGTCACCGACGGCAGGATCGAGAAGGTCCGCTACTACACCGGGCCCGACGGAGTCGCCGTACCCCGCGTCAAGCAGCTCCTGGGCGCCGACTGGTACTGGGAGGAGTTCCGCAACGCCTCCACCGGCAACCCCAGCGACCTGTGGAAGAGCCTCGTCACGCAGGGCAAGGAACCCGTCGAGTTCGCCCTCTGA